In the Tribolium castaneum strain GA2 chromosome 1, icTriCast1.1, whole genome shotgun sequence genome, one interval contains:
- the LOC656901 gene encoding proton-coupled amino acid transporter-like protein CG1139 isoform X1 yields MESQEQETTRPFLVVRGANVTGVKKPTHYLETLTHAIKGNVGTGIFAMGAGFMNSGMLLGPLLLIFIGVVNLHCQHILINACIKITDKEPVPVLPSFAETVQYTFEDCDSQWLKKYSKAFGITTDVFLILAEYGFCVVYFIFVSRHLGETAESYHWKQNYRVILALILIPMWVSTFLGNLKLLTPVSLIANIIMWIGIVLILYYSIIHLDLKTHRALISNVDKLPLCFGIILFALSGITFIVPLRMEMRNPDSFSTPFGVLNVAMVVVVALYLLVGVFSFWMWGDDVKGSAFLNLPQEEGLAIATKILICFGVMFTFALHMYIPFEIAYPRFYKKWGPFNHPTLIIYVYRSIAVLITYAIANVSANLGSFISLIGALTGSFLALLVPAMLDLAMMCGSLTFFTIFKDAFIIVLAFAGAITGSVLSIMDIIKDYTTRGEEA; encoded by the exons ATGGAATCTCAAGAACAGGAAACAACAAG ACCTTTTCTTGTGGTACGTGGTGCAAATGTAACCGGAGTCAAAAAGCCAACACA ttATCTGGAGACGCTAACGCACGCAATTAAGGGAAATGTTGGTACAGGAATTTTTGCAATGGGAGCTGGGTTCATGAACAGTGGCATGCTTCTAGGCCCACTGTTGCTGATCTTCATAGGCGTTGTGAATTTGCACTGCCAACACATACTT atcaatgcttgtattaaaattacagACAAGGAACCTGTTCCTGTCCTGCCAAGTTTTGCCGAAACTGTGCAATACACTTTTGAAGATTGTGACTCTCAATGGTTGAAAAAGTATTCCAAAGCTTTTGGAATCACAACTGATGTGTTTCTAATTCTGGCAGAGTACGGTTTCTGCGTTGTctacttcatttttgtttctaGACATCTGGGCGAG ACTGCTGAAAGTTACCACTGGAAGCAAAATTACCGCGTGATTCTCGCTCTTATTTTAATCCCAATGTGGGTTTCAACCTTTCTAGGAAACCTGAAGTTGCTAACTCCAGTGTCTTTAATAGCGAATATCATTATGTGGATTGGAATTGTATTAATCTTGTATTATTCAATCATCCATTTGGACTTGAAAACTCACCGAGCTTTGATATCTAACGTCGACAAGCTTCCGCTCTgttttggcataattttatttgcactGAGCGGAataactttt attGTACCATTACGAATGGAAATGAGAAATCCTGATTCCTTTAGCACTCCTTTCGGAGTTTTAAATGTGGCAATGGTGGTGGTAGTAGCTCTCTACTTGCTTGTtggggttttcagtttttggatGTGGGGAGACGATGTCAAAGGAAGTGCTTTCCTCAATTTACCACAAGAAGAAGG actTGCTATCGCCACGAAAATCCTGATCTGCTTTGGCGTAATGTTTACATTTGCCTTGCACATGTACATTCCTTTCGAAATTGCTTACCcgagattttacaaaaaatgggGACCTTTCAATCACCCAACTTTGATAATCTACGTTTACAGATCAATAGCTGTTCTTATAACTT ACGCCATAGCCAATGTTAGTGCAAATTTGGGATCATTTATTTCGTTGATTGGAGCATTGACTGGATCTTTTTTAGCACTACTTGTGCCAGCAATGCTTGATCTGGCAATGATGTGTGGATCACTCACTTTTTTCACAATCTTCAAGGATGCGTTTATCATTGTTCTGGCTTTTGCAGGAGCTATTACCGGGTCTGTGTTATCAATCATGGATATTATCAAAGACTACACTACTAGAGGAGAAGAAGCGTAA
- the LOC656901 gene encoding proton-coupled amino acid transporter-like protein CG1139 isoform X2, giving the protein MESQEQETTRPFLVVRGANVTGVKKPTHYLETLTHAIKGNVGTGIFAMGAGFMNSGMLLGPLLLIFIGVVNLHCQHILINACIKITDKEPVPVLPSFAETVQYTFEDCDSQWLKKYSKAFGITTDVFLILAEYGFCVVYFIFVSRHLGETAESYHWKQNYRVILALILIPMWVSTFLGNLKLLTPVSLIANIIMWIGIVLILYYSIIHLDLKTHRALISNVDKLPLCFGIILFALSGITFIVPLRMEMRNPDSFSTPFGVLNVAMVVVVALYLLVGVFSFWMWGDDVKGSAFLNLPQEEGLAIATKILICFGVMFTFALHMYIPFEIAYPRFYKKWGPFNHPTLIIYVYRSIAVLITYAIANHYLCQQCLIWQ; this is encoded by the exons ATGGAATCTCAAGAACAGGAAACAACAAG ACCTTTTCTTGTGGTACGTGGTGCAAATGTAACCGGAGTCAAAAAGCCAACACA ttATCTGGAGACGCTAACGCACGCAATTAAGGGAAATGTTGGTACAGGAATTTTTGCAATGGGAGCTGGGTTCATGAACAGTGGCATGCTTCTAGGCCCACTGTTGCTGATCTTCATAGGCGTTGTGAATTTGCACTGCCAACACATACTT atcaatgcttgtattaaaattacagACAAGGAACCTGTTCCTGTCCTGCCAAGTTTTGCCGAAACTGTGCAATACACTTTTGAAGATTGTGACTCTCAATGGTTGAAAAAGTATTCCAAAGCTTTTGGAATCACAACTGATGTGTTTCTAATTCTGGCAGAGTACGGTTTCTGCGTTGTctacttcatttttgtttctaGACATCTGGGCGAG ACTGCTGAAAGTTACCACTGGAAGCAAAATTACCGCGTGATTCTCGCTCTTATTTTAATCCCAATGTGGGTTTCAACCTTTCTAGGAAACCTGAAGTTGCTAACTCCAGTGTCTTTAATAGCGAATATCATTATGTGGATTGGAATTGTATTAATCTTGTATTATTCAATCATCCATTTGGACTTGAAAACTCACCGAGCTTTGATATCTAACGTCGACAAGCTTCCGCTCTgttttggcataattttatttgcactGAGCGGAataactttt attGTACCATTACGAATGGAAATGAGAAATCCTGATTCCTTTAGCACTCCTTTCGGAGTTTTAAATGTGGCAATGGTGGTGGTAGTAGCTCTCTACTTGCTTGTtggggttttcagtttttggatGTGGGGAGACGATGTCAAAGGAAGTGCTTTCCTCAATTTACCACAAGAAGAAGG actTGCTATCGCCACGAAAATCCTGATCTGCTTTGGCGTAATGTTTACATTTGCCTTGCACATGTACATTCCTTTCGAAATTGCTTACCcgagattttacaaaaaatgggGACCTTTCAATCACCCAACTTTGATAATCTACGTTTACAGATCAATAGCTGTTCTTATAACTT ACGCCATAGCCAAT CACTACTTGTGCCAGCAATGCTTGATCTGGCAATGA
- the LOC107399048 gene encoding proton-coupled amino acid transporter-like protein CG1139 isoform X2, which translates to METQETTRPFLVVHGANITGVKKPTSYIETLIHAIKAYVGSGIFAMGAALMNSGMLLGPLLLLVIALINLHCQHLLIKACVKIAEKEAVLVQPSFAETVQYTFEDSNSEWLKKHSKAFGIVTDVFIIAAEYGFCVVYFIFVSKHLGEIAEAYSWKQNYRVILAIILLPMWVSTFLGNLKLLTPISLIANIIMWIGIVLVLYYSMANLDVTTKRNLISHPEKLPLFFGIVLFAFEGITFIIPLRMEMKEPEFFTSPCGILNLTMVVIIILYSLVGVFAYWMWGDKVEGSAFLNLPQEEGLAIATKILISVGVMFTFALHMYIPFEIAYPRFYRKWGPFKHPVLIIYTYRSVAVLITYGLANISANLATFISLIGALTGAFLALFLPALLELVMMYGSLTYFVIVKDIFIIVVAVGSAITGTVLSIMSIVNEYMGED; encoded by the exons atgGAAACCCAAGAAACAACAA GACCTTTTCTTGTAGTACATGGTGCTAATATAACGGGAGTGAAGAAACCAACAAG TTACATAGAGACACTAATACACGCAATAAAGGCATATGTTGGTTCAGGGATTTTTGCAATGGGAGCAGCGCTTATGAACAGTGGAATGCTTTTGGGTCCATTGTTATTACTAGTAATAGCTTTGATAAATTTGCACTGTCAACATTTACTT ATTAAAGCTTGTGTTAAAATTGCTGAAAAAGAAGCCGTTTTAGTGCAACCAAGTTTTGCAGAAACTGTACAATATACCTTTGAAGATAGTAACTCTGAATGGttgaaaaaacattcaaaagcTTTTGGAATTGTAACTGATGTATTTATAATTGCTGCTGAATATGGATTTTGCGTTGTTTACTTCATATTTGTTTCTAAACACCTTGGTgag ATTGCTGAGGCTTACAGTTGGAAACAAAATTATCGAGTGATTCttgcaattattttacttCCCATGTGGGTGTCCACTTTTTTAGGCAACCTAAAGTTGCTAACACCTATTTCGTTAATCGCAAACATTATCATGTGGATTGGAATTGTTTTGGTTCTGTATTATTCTATGGCAAACTTGGATGTGACAACTAAGCGAAATTTAATATCACACCCCGAGAAACTCCCTCTTTTTTTCGGGATAGTCTTATTTGCATTTGAAGGAATTACTTTC ATCATTCCTCTACGAATGGAAATGAAGGAACCAGAGTTTTTCACTAGCCCTTgtggcattttaaatttaacaatggtagtaataataattctgtACTCTCTTGTTGGTGTGTTTGCTTATTGGATGTGGGGAGATAAAGTCGAAGGAAGTGCTTTCCTTAACTTACCACAAGAAGAAGG ATTGGCTATAGctaccaaaattttaatatcagtGGGAGTAATGTTTACGTTTGCTTTGCATATGTATATTCCTTTTGAAATTGCGTATCCGCGATTTTATAGAAAGTGGGGACCTTTCAAGCATCCAGTCTTGATTATATACACTTACAGATCAGTGGCTGTGTTAATAACAT ATGGTTTGGCAAATATTAGTGCCAATTTGGCTACGTTTATTTCGTTGATTGGGGCTTTAACTGGTGCTTTTTTGGCACTGTTTCTACCCGCATTACTCGAACTGGTAATGATGTATGGGTCGTTaacatattttgttattgtaaaAGATATATTTATAATTGTTGTGGCTGTTGGTTCGGCAATTACTGGCACAGTATTGTCAATTATGAGTATTGTAAATGAATACATGGGCGAGGATTGA
- the LOC107399048 gene encoding proton-coupled amino acid transporter-like protein CG1139 isoform X1, with protein METQETTTRPFLVVHGANITGVKKPTSYIETLIHAIKAYVGSGIFAMGAALMNSGMLLGPLLLLVIALINLHCQHLLIKACVKIAEKEAVLVQPSFAETVQYTFEDSNSEWLKKHSKAFGIVTDVFIIAAEYGFCVVYFIFVSKHLGEIAEAYSWKQNYRVILAIILLPMWVSTFLGNLKLLTPISLIANIIMWIGIVLVLYYSMANLDVTTKRNLISHPEKLPLFFGIVLFAFEGITFIIPLRMEMKEPEFFTSPCGILNLTMVVIIILYSLVGVFAYWMWGDKVEGSAFLNLPQEEGLAIATKILISVGVMFTFALHMYIPFEIAYPRFYRKWGPFKHPVLIIYTYRSVAVLITYGLANISANLATFISLIGALTGAFLALFLPALLELVMMYGSLTYFVIVKDIFIIVVAVGSAITGTVLSIMSIVNEYMGED; from the exons atgGAAACCCAAGAAACAACAACAAG ACCTTTTCTTGTAGTACATGGTGCTAATATAACGGGAGTGAAGAAACCAACAAG TTACATAGAGACACTAATACACGCAATAAAGGCATATGTTGGTTCAGGGATTTTTGCAATGGGAGCAGCGCTTATGAACAGTGGAATGCTTTTGGGTCCATTGTTATTACTAGTAATAGCTTTGATAAATTTGCACTGTCAACATTTACTT ATTAAAGCTTGTGTTAAAATTGCTGAAAAAGAAGCCGTTTTAGTGCAACCAAGTTTTGCAGAAACTGTACAATATACCTTTGAAGATAGTAACTCTGAATGGttgaaaaaacattcaaaagcTTTTGGAATTGTAACTGATGTATTTATAATTGCTGCTGAATATGGATTTTGCGTTGTTTACTTCATATTTGTTTCTAAACACCTTGGTgag ATTGCTGAGGCTTACAGTTGGAAACAAAATTATCGAGTGATTCttgcaattattttacttCCCATGTGGGTGTCCACTTTTTTAGGCAACCTAAAGTTGCTAACACCTATTTCGTTAATCGCAAACATTATCATGTGGATTGGAATTGTTTTGGTTCTGTATTATTCTATGGCAAACTTGGATGTGACAACTAAGCGAAATTTAATATCACACCCCGAGAAACTCCCTCTTTTTTTCGGGATAGTCTTATTTGCATTTGAAGGAATTACTTTC ATCATTCCTCTACGAATGGAAATGAAGGAACCAGAGTTTTTCACTAGCCCTTgtggcattttaaatttaacaatggtagtaataataattctgtACTCTCTTGTTGGTGTGTTTGCTTATTGGATGTGGGGAGATAAAGTCGAAGGAAGTGCTTTCCTTAACTTACCACAAGAAGAAGG ATTGGCTATAGctaccaaaattttaatatcagtGGGAGTAATGTTTACGTTTGCTTTGCATATGTATATTCCTTTTGAAATTGCGTATCCGCGATTTTATAGAAAGTGGGGACCTTTCAAGCATCCAGTCTTGATTATATACACTTACAGATCAGTGGCTGTGTTAATAACAT ATGGTTTGGCAAATATTAGTGCCAATTTGGCTACGTTTATTTCGTTGATTGGGGCTTTAACTGGTGCTTTTTTGGCACTGTTTCTACCCGCATTACTCGAACTGGTAATGATGTATGGGTCGTTaacatattttgttattgtaaaAGATATATTTATAATTGTTGTGGCTGTTGGTTCGGCAATTACTGGCACAGTATTGTCAATTATGAGTATTGTAAATGAATACATGGGCGAGGATTGA
- the LOC656809 gene encoding proton-coupled amino acid transporter 1-like, which translates to MQAKPSTEPSSTPTSTTASEQHRRFASSVPTHEATGTKPPTSYLTTIMHLAKCYVGTGIFAMGEGFKNSGLILGPVLLAFLALLNLNCQHILVKTVIKIADEEVEDVKPTFAETVEYTFEGSSINCFKRNSKALAWMTNIFLCCTELGFCCVYFVFIAEHLVKIAEHNNLMTENHPGNKHIMLLIILPPMWASTFLGNLKLLLPLSIIANILMWAGVIIIVYFTVQNLDASAWTKNAVNSVHRWPLFFGTALYAFEGITFVIPLRNEMKQPEKFLSAFGVLNVGMTFVAFLYILVGLLAYWKYGDNVASSVFLNITADSKLLPDIINAMMAVAVLFTFTLHMYVPFEITFPLFYRKYGPFKHTRLVAIIYRSIPVLLTFTMANVIPFLGLFISLVGASAGAFLALILPPILDLIAFKGQLSVFSIIKDSFIISIGVFGSITGTILSFKDIVEKFQKEYGS; encoded by the exons ATGCAAGCTAAACCATCCACTGAACCTTCTTCAACTCCAACTTCAACAACAGCTTCCGAACAACATCGCAG ATTTGCCAGTTCGGTTCCTACACATGAAGCTACAGGAACCAAACCACCAACTAG TTACTTAACCACAATAATGCATCTTGCTAAATGTTACGTTGGCACGGGAATTTTTGCAATGGGAGAAGGCTTCAAAAACAGTGGACTTATACTAGGCCCTGTCCTACTTGCTTTCCTGGCTCTTTTAAATCTAAATTGCCAACACATTTTA gtgaaaactgttataaaaatcGCCGATGAAGAAGTGGAAGATGTGAAACCAACTTTTGCTGAAACCGTTGAATACACTTTTGAGGGCAGTTCTATAAACTGTTTCAAAAGAAACTCGAAAGCTTTGGCTTGGatgacaaacatttttttgtgttgtactGAACTGGGATTTTGCTGTGTTTACTTCGTATTCATTGCAGAACACTTAGTTAAA ATAGCCGAACATAATAACTTGATGACGGAAAACCACCCTGGAAACAAGCACATAATGctcttaattattttacccCCAATGTGGGCTTCCACATTTTTGGgcaatttgaaattattgctCCCTTTATCAATcattgcaaatattttaatgtgGGCTGGGGTTATAATAATAGTTTACTTTACTGTGCAAAATCTTGATGCTAGTGCTTGGACAAAAAATGCCGTAAATTCTGTACATCGATGGCCGTTGTTTTTTGGAACTGCACTTTACGCTTTTGAAGGAATAACATTT GTCATTCCGTTACGAAATGAAATGAAACAGCCGGAAAAATTCCTGAGTGCTTTCGGTGTATTAAATGTGGGAATGACGTTTGTGGCATTTTTGTACATCTTGGTTGGCTTACTGGCTTACTGGAAGTATGGAGATAATGTTGCAAGtagcgtttttttaaatatcactGCCGATAGCAAATT ATTGCCGGATATTATCAATGCAATGATGGCAGTGGCAGTGTTATTTACTTTTACTCTTCATATGTATGTTCCGTTTGAAATTACTTTTCCGTTGTTTTATCGAAAATATGGACCTTTTAAACACACACGACTTGTGGCGATCATTTACAGATCAATTCCAGTGTTGCTGACAT TTACAATGGCAAACGTAATTCCATTTTTGGGCCTCTTCATATCACTTGTGGGTGCTTCAGCTGGGGCATTTTTGGCACTGATATTACCGCCTATATTAGACTTAATTGCGTTCAAAGGGCAACTTTCCGTTTTTTCAATTATCAAAGATTCGTTCATTATATCTATTGGTGTATTTGGATCAATAACTGGAACAATTTTAAGTTTCAAAgatattgtagaaaaatttcaaaaggaATATGGTTCCTGA
- the LOC103313399 gene encoding cilia-and flagella-associated protein 96-like produces MAKKRSDSPELGHKFGRPDIERIGLFSEMVYLSAKTFPKKKTQREPRNMYCEGRKSKNGTQHGYFDPEFKRVFSKEAIKGRGRKPAPPKFKNVSERPFLPPIGFKHHSCPGDYHGTFSGIIEAFGNKLKPRPKRKSEGRNLLSNPGKLGGPGYADICLSRYPEHKPDRYGLKPKYKEYGKNLGRAMVPVHFPQPFFDKNPFADPPNIKPGPTYVRPKDKELKSIHPGYIVPTGPGKWQGGCHDGCFDKFPEYKPDKYGVRVKKPHEKIFYPPSTALKSYYNTSILFQNVDVKLNKVNYKNFQPAYNKYIIIND; encoded by the exons atggcTAAAAAGAGATCCGATTCGCCAGAACTTGGCCACAAATTCGGAAGACCTGATATTGAAAGAATCGGATTGTTCAGTGAAATGGTGTATTTAAGTGCAAAAACGTTCCCAAAAAAGAAAACTCAAC ggGAACCAAGAAATATGTACTGTGAGGGCCGAAAATCTAAAAATGGGACACAACATGGATACTTTGACCCTGAATTTAAAagagttttttcaaaagaagCGATAAAAGGCAGAGGCAGAAAACC GGCGCctccaaaatttaaaaacgtttcaGAGCGTCCTTTTTTACCCCCAATAGGTTTCAAACACCATTCATGTCCTGGTGATTACCACGGAACATTCAGTGGAATTATTGAAGCTTttggtaataaattaaaaccgaGACCTAAGCGAAAATCAGAAGGAAGAAACTTGTTGTCCAACCCTGGAAAATTAGGAGGTCCTGGATATGCCGACATATGTCTGAGTCGTTATCCAGAACACAA GCCTGATAGGTATGGTTTAAAACCAAAGTACAAAGAATATGGGAAAAATTTAGGAAGGGCTATGGTCCCAGTTCACTTCCCTCAAccgttttttgacaaaaatccATTTGCTGACCCGCCAAACATCAAACCTGGACCTACTTACGTCAGACCAAAAGATAAAGAATTGAAAAGTATTCATCCTGGTTATATTGTACCAACTGGGCCGGGCAAATGG CAAGGAGGATGTCATGATGGATGTTTCGATAAATTTCCAGAATACAAACCGGATAAATATGGGGTACGAGTTAAGAAACctcatgaaaaaattttttatcctCCATCAACTGCACTCAAGAGCTATTACAATACATCCATTTTGTTCCAAAACGTTGATGTTAAACTTAACAAagtaaactataaaaatttccaGCCGGCttataataaatacataataattaatgattag